TTTACAGTTATGTATTCAGGCAAAAGAACGAGAAAGAAATTTAATCTAAGATCTACAGACTCTAAACAAACTCTGTATAATATGCTTTCATTATTCATAAAAGGTATTCCCTTTTTCAATTCATACTACAGATAAACAGCAATGGACTGTAATAGTGATTCTCCAGATATCTATAAAACAGTGGAATAAGAAAACTGAAGTCTAACTGAATTTGTTACACAGCATTACTGGACTTTCAAACCACACGCATCATCAGTAGGGATGGTAACGGGGCCCTGGGTTGTAGGAGTTGTAGCCGTAGTGGGAGGAGTACGATTGTCCTTGTCTGTGCTGCTGGTAGTTATTGCCCCAACTTCTTTCTGGCCTCTGATTAGATCTGTAGTCACCTTGCCAGTTGTATCTGTCCCCTCTAAAATATCTGCCATCTTGAAACCTGCAACGAAAAGAAATGTCAAAGATTCACGTAAACTGTGACTTCTTGAAAGGTAAATAATAGTGAACTCCtaaattttacagttttcatGAAAACTGTCATGTAAGTCTTTATACGCTCAATTACTGATAGTTTTTTATGAAAAACTGATGAAAACATATCTACAGTCATCTGAGATCATTCATTAATTTCTTACTGCTACCCAACACGCTATTTGCTAAGCCACAGAAGGACAGTCTGTTTCCTAACACAAAGTATTCACAGGCATTAGGTGAACTGCTGGAACTCTGAATAGAGACTCAAACAGACCATGTACCTAAAAAGCAACCACAAGATACATCTGTAGCTGTATCAAAGCCAGGGTCAATCTAGTAGCTTCATGGTTGAAAGCTGTGGCAAAGCAGGCTTAAGTACAATTTAGCTACCTAACCAGACAGAGTCCTGGAATTTGCATATTCCCTAAAATCCATACCACCACTGTTTTCACAATGGTGTGGTGTAGACAAACAACGTTTACATGAGGTTCAGTTTGTGCCCAGAGTGTAGATGTAAGAGTTCATTAGTTCAAAGAACCACAGTTTTGTAAGAACATCTCCTTAAAcaatcatggggttttttttaatcttagaaatCAATTCTGTGTTTAACTTAATGACAAGCTTCCAGGGTGAGAAAAAGTTAGAACGTTGTCCTTTTCTTCATGTAAGGCACAAATCCTATTTAGGTATTTAGTTAAGAAGTCTTCCCAATTGTTAGTTGGACTGGAGTTTAACTACTTTATATTAAAGGCTGATGTTACTATTGCCAAACATACTCTATGCTGTAATCGTTGTTTTTCAGTCACACAAAAATCAGATGTTTCTGTCCCAGAATTCAGTAAAAAGCTGCAATTACATCCTgaagaaataattcaaatattttgcaGTAGGCAGGTAACACAGCACTTGCTAGACAGACTGGATGATGGATTTTACAGTCATTTCTACTAGATAAAAGAATCAGTACCGATCTCGGTTTCTCTGGTTGCCACCAGATCTGTTTCTCCATTCTTCAACTATAGGAGGAGGATCAGCAGGACGTTTCAGATATTCTTGGTATTCTTCATCATCTGATGTGAATCGATGAGCAAACATCTTTTCATAATTCAGGGGCATGTCAACCAAGGAAGTCATTCTGAAAACTTCAAACATGAACACAATAAAAGCGGCTTTAGCAATGTACAAAGACTCTTAATGTAATAGCTACCAAAATGAAAAGTTACACTCAGATTAACACAGCAGTTAAGTTTTGGGCACAGCATAGGTGACTGACTTTTAAGTCCTGATGATCTAAGACTGAAAATAACTTTCCTGAATAGTTTATCTCTGATGGAAAGCAGTTCCAATTCTATGTGCAGTCTTTGGACATCTATACTGGATATGCGGATACTGATCTGTCTAAACACTGGGAGTGGTTTTAAGGGACTCCATCCACACCGGAGAAATTCAGCTCATATTAATACCTAATGTAGTCAGCCATTACACAGCATCACCTTTGAATCAATTTTGATAAACCTAGATTAGATGAGCTGTCGTAGAGAGATACAGGACATTTCTGAGGGTCAGTAatagaaaaaagtatttcttcagaaTGTACTCCCAATCTACTCCTAATCCATTTTTGACAGTAAAAACATTACTACAATCACTGTGAAAAGTTTGCTAAGGTAGAATATCATGCAAAGCCTACAGATACACATAGCCAGCAAAGTAAAAGAATCAGATTTATTCACAATAATGTTTGTGTTAATAACTTGATTCAGGGAAAGGACAGCACCTAAGAGGATGTTAAGTTACCTCATAATATGCCTCTGTGATGGGATTGGTGTTCAAGGCCTTAGTTTCCTTATTTATCTGGTATATATGCATTTGCCCTTCAGCGTTGGTGCTATCTAGTACTATCCATCAGTAAAAGTCTGTCCCTAATAGCAGATGCAGCTGAGAAAGGCTCTATGCCTTAACAACTCGGGGTAATTCAGAACATTAAAGGTCTTTGCCTCTCGACTTCCAGAATAAGCTTTTCTGCCGTCTCCTGAAGATTTGCAGGCAATGTTCACCTTGCAaactggagggaaggaaggaggaggcaggttTCTTCTGGACGCTGAGGGCTAAAATATATACCTTAAATGACCAAGCCTGATTCTTCTATTCTTCTCCCTGCTGTGCCCATGAGCAGCTTAAGACTAGGGTAAGTAAGCGGGATGTTTATGGGGAATACAGCACAGAACTCCTTCTGTAGACTGAACTCCCCTTTCATCAGCATCACCGCCTGGTGATCTCCAGAGCCCATCTGCAGCCTTCCCACCTAATGACGCAGTGTAAATCTTTCGGAAGCAAGTGTAGGAGTTATTCCTGCAGGATGTCCAGTGActtcactctcctttttttttttttttgtgccatgaGCTAACCTCGTTAGTTTTTAATGAGCTATCTCCAAGGAATTTCGCTTCTCAGacttgggggggaggaggggggacgaCACGACGACACACTCTGCCCTGAGGACCCCCCCCACATACCACTACAGCCTTCTCCAGGGAGCAGTGGGAGCTGCTCTCCTCACGATTAGTAATTTTAATATCAGTATTCATCCTGCGGGGGGACGATAACAGGAGAGACCCCCACACTTTCCCCCGCGTCCCCAACGGACGGGGCTCACTCCCCTCAGGAGGGGCTGGCGCCGGAGCCCTCTTTCCCCTCACGGCGCGTCGGGCCGGGGCACCGTCCCCTCATGGCGGGTCTCGCCTTCTTCCCGCCACCCTCCTCCCTCACAGACAACCGTTCTCCTCACCCTGCTCCGCCAGCCGCCGCCGAACCGCCGCGGAAAGCCCTCCTCttccgggccgggccccgccgcttcCCCttcgccgccgccggggcggtgCCGCCTCAGGCCGGCGTCCCCTCAGCGCGCCACGGGCGCGCTGAGGGGACGCCGGCCTGAGGCGGCACCTGCCCCGGCGGCTGTGGGAAGCCCGCAAAAGTGTAAGCCTTGATGCCCTCAAATTAGGATTTGGTACAAAACACGGTCGCATAAATAGTACTGAGATTTGTTGGGGCCCTTTCCTTGGCTCCTAGGCGGGTTTTGAGGAGGCGATACTTGGATTTTTCACAGGAAGGCACAACCGAAAAGGGTAAAGCGAACGCGGCGCCTTACGTGGCTGTTTGATAACGCGATTTGAAGTGTATTTCAGGTATCAAAAAGTTCAGAAGTGTGTTGGCTACCGTGAGAGGAAACTAAGAGGACATGGAGCGTTTTTGGCAGCTAAATAATTCTGTGTAAACTGAAGCAATTCTGGTTTGGCGTCTGCCTCAGGAACATATTTACGCTCCCACCTGGTGCTGTAGCAAGTGGTTAGTCCTGTCGCCTTTAATACACCTGAAGTTATGTGAGAGCACCAAACTTTTCCTAAACGAAGTCTTTGTGCATGTAAGTAGCTACAGGCAGGGAACTGTACCTCCCCTGCTGTACTTCTGCGGCCCTGGGCGTTGTTATTAATTTATGAAGTGCCACAGCAGTTATTAACAGCTCGCTGCCCAAAGGATTTGCAGTGTGGGGATGCGGTGTCACCTCTCTCCTCTGAATGACTGGTGGCATCCAGACCTTCCTGAAGCAGAAATGGCATTGGTGCCCCTCTTCTCCTGTTTGCCTTGTTTCCACAGTTCTGACGTCTTTGTGTTGCTACTTCCCACAGCTCCTAAGCCAATGGGTTTTAAATGGCCTCTCGTGCTGTGTataagaaatggatttttttgtaggACTCTTATAGAAAGCAATGGTTTTTCATAAGCTCTACTAGAGACTCTATTGCTCACAGGCACTAGCAAAGCATGGAGACTGATAATGGAGTACGTCACTTGAAACAAAACACCCCAGCAACAGCGACAGCGGCATCCAATTCTCCAAAAATATTAGACCAGAATAAGTGCCCTTTGTTTgatataaacagaaataattacagcCTGCTCTCCTGCATGACCTATAGTAGGAGTGTATTGTCACTTGCAAAATAGAAGCGATGACCTCAAGCCAAACAGCCTAATGCAAATATCTTAGCCTGGATAGCTAGTTCTAGGCCAAACAAATTGTCATTGAGgctgaaaaataatatattttagctTACATTTTCCCGATATAATCCGTGTTCTACTCACTGCCCTTTCGGAATGGGCAGAAGTAAgtaggattttatttctttctcagacaAGTTTCATTTTGACCACTGGATATTGCAGTTTCAGGTGTGTCTACAGAGGATTTAATGCATAAAATTCATGAGATGATCCTTAATAAAAGggagatacttcttttttttgaggCTCTAGTCTGCCGTTTCACGGGTGACATTTTTCATAAAAGACCAaacttaatttaatattaaacttttAATTATAGACTAAAGTCATCCATACATTTAAGCATATACATAATCTAAGGCATGGGCCTGTTGAAGGCGTGGGCCCCCTGTAAATGCTGTGAGCAGTGTACTTCACAAATTACAGTCTTGCTAAGGTGTTCTCGTCAGCATATTCTGCATAGAAGAACATTTGCAGGGAATGGCTAAATCAGAGTGGCACATAATTATATATATCATGTTCATTTATATATGATGTTTGTGCTTTGGATCTTTATTCATGGCACGTCTTTGTGCCTGCTATGGGTTATAACATCAAGGAGACCGTGATCCGGGTGGCGGTTTTCTAAGATTTCTCAGAGGTGCTATACTGAAGTTCAGACTATAAAAAAGCCAAAGTGGCAGGtgaattttaaaggaataaaggcactCAAAAATGGATATTGCCACCAAGTAGGTCTTTCAACACCCACTAAATGCCTCACACAACACATAGTAAGTGCCCGAGTACTTAAAAGGTCTAGCTCCAAGTGTTGTCAAGATTGAGGACTTGATAATCCACTCTTGCAATCTCTCTGCTCACTTCAAGCCTCTCTGAGTAATTAATGTGTTTTTGTACAAACACAATCTCATAATCAGCATCTCTGAAGTCTACTGTAGTGTGATGAAGCCTCaaagggtttgctttttttttttctggggtttttattCTGTTAAATAATGTGCTTTTAGATTAAGTCTTATCTTCTAAATTTTAAACTAAGAATTGTTTCTTTTGACCTATTGGAAATGAATGGAGCTTTTGTAGAATGGGTCTTCCTGACTGAACAAAGGAATATACAGTAAAACTAGCGAAGTCTTGTCTGTCttgaaatgatggaaaatggcAGTTCTTTTTGTAATTATTTAGTCTTGATAACTCTTACTGTTCTGTCGCAAGACTTTGTATTTGATGTTTTACGTAAATCCCTAGCTTCTGGACTCATGTGTTTTCATTATACtcaactttcatttaaaaattaatttctggccCCTGTTATTATGGACACTGCTTGGGAAAAGAAGTAAGTCTGCTTTACTTGGTAACCAGCCTGTAcccagaagcaaaaggaaaacattattcaagttttatttgtttaaaatcttatgttttttacaattttccttttctttatgacTAGGTTTGTTGTTTTATCTTGGTAGAGGCTGACAGCTgtggcatttttaatgaaaagtcaGCATGTATCTcggtagcaggaaaaaaaagagaactaaattttttgttcatttctgtaTCTTTAAACAGGAGGGATCCTTTTACTTCAATGTTAATATCTACCTTGAGAAATCAACAAAGGAACTAACATCCTTTGTAATTGAGGCCTGTCTGATCAAGGGAACGTATATCTATAAACGAACAAGCACAGAAACCTCCATAGATTGTTAGGGTTCCTGCTggtttttaaacaacaaaataatacaTCAGATAATATTTTAGTGAAAATTTAATTATCttcaaaattctgtttcttttcccccacTTGCTGAACCTGACCGGTGATTTCCTGTCAGCCAATTTCCCTCTCCCCTGGTTCTTTTTTCAGTGTCTCAGTTACAGTGTAACTGAAAGCCTGGTTTGTTTGTACAACGAAACCAGTTTTCCACAGATAATTTATTCTAGGAAATGGTGATGTCTGGCACTGTTAGAGAGAGCAAGACTTTGTGTTCTGGCTAACGGCAGGTACAAAGGGCGTGCGTGGCAGCCTTGTTATTGATTACACACTAAAGGAAAACTGTGTTTCTGTGGGCACGAGAGGCCATAAGACCACCAGGGGACATCCGAGTAACTAATGACCGCAAAGTATTTGCTAGATCATTCATTGCACTGAGAGATAGGTAAGCAGAGATATTCTTTAGCCAATCTGCAGAAATATTTGGGGTTGTGCTCTTTCTCTACAACCTCCTGTGCTCGGAAGATCAGTTCTCATCACGAGGTATTATTCCTTTGGCTGGAAAGGATTATTGCCTAGATGAAGCTCACTTAAATAACAAGAAAGCCGGAGATATAACAGCTGTTACTGACAAATGCCTCTGAAGCCCGTGCAGTTATTCTGTCAGATCTCTGCCTTTGCTGTTATATTGTACAATATCACTGAGATTCAGAGTGTCTTTCACACACGTCCATATGGTATTGTAAAGTGAAGTCCATAAAGGAACAGACTGCGCCATTTCTACCAACTTCACTAAACTTAATAGAAGAAATGTTTCCTTCCTGTAACAATGACCTTTAaatgttaacttaaaaaaatagcattgtCCTTATTTAAGAAGGCGAAAATGCAATTCCTGGTGCTTGATTGTGTTACAGAATAACCATTTTGGTGCTGTGGGGCCCAATTCCTTTGCATTAAGCTTACAACAGTGTAACACTTGATTAAAAGGAATTTATTCCTAATTTATGCCAGTATGAAAGAAGGCCTTTAATTTTCCTAAGAGCTATTTCTGTTATCAGTCTTTTAAAACTCACAGTCACATTAAATTATATTTCTAGCGTATTGTTCTTAAAATTAGTGCAGAGGTGGTGTTATCTGACTGTCATTTATAcatatctatatacatatatacaaattaaaaatcactACATTCTAGCtgccttcttttattttcaccttttaaaCTGACTAAGCCAGCTGTGCCCTTTGGGGTCTATAAGAAtgaatcatttttattatttttgctctcTTAGACAGTAATTACAGAGTAGTATGCTGTCtctgttttttaatattatggTGCCATTTTAATCCATGGTGCAACaccattaacttcagcagagttACACGAGAAATGAATTTGTCCCCAGGAGGCTTTTCCAAATGTTCAGTTCTTTCCTTATGATTACCCAGAGGAACAGAGAAGAAGAAGGCAAGACAGAGGGCCCTTTGATAGGAGGAATGTAGTTCAAAGTGAAGTCTTGTTTCTGCCATTGATGGTGCTCCATATGTTCCTCATTTGGGGTGGAGGTGGGTTAGACCCCGTGGAGGCACGCATGCTGTGGCTGAAGGGCAGGCAGGAGTTTTTACATAGCACATCTGGTGCACAGGTTATGTGCTTTCGCAGACGTAGGTATcgtacaaatggaaaaaaaaaaaaaaaagaaaaaagaaaagaagaaataaaagtggGAGGAATATTCAGATAATTCAAGCATTCTTCTGTGGAACTGCTTGAAAGTCAGAAAATGGAGTAGCCAAATGCTAAGATATCAAACTCATGATAATCGTCGTGCTGTCTAAGTTCCAACTCAGATGCTTTTTAGATGTCAAGTAATCCTGGAAGTGGGGATGTATGAATCAGTGCTACTGTGGATAGCCTATTGTAAAGATAGTCGCAAAATATAAAGGAAGTACTTGCAGAAGATTCTAGGACTAGAGTTTATTCatattcaattttcttttatagTTGGATATTTTAGTTTGGGCTCATTTCTTTTGTTCGTATCCAGCCTAATACATTCAAATCTGCTGCACTATTGAAATGACAACTTGTAAGTTAGATACAAATTAGTAGCACCTAGCTGAGTTTAGAAGGGGAATTTAGAGAATTCCCTCTTTGCTGccaaggagcagggagggacaggAAGCTGACAGCATGGCGGCAGGGTAGGGGGCCCATCCCACAGCCCcgtgcagggctggctggggatgGCAGCCCAGTGCTCAGAGGGCCGGACAAGTTTATGGGGACGAGACGAGTCCAAGGCAGGTCAGAAATTCAGTCCGTGGGTCACTGCCTAGATTGACAGGGCCCATGGCCAGGCACGGCATGGCTGCAGCACGGCTGGATCTGAAGCCTGGCAGAGCAACAGCGATGCGGGCCCAGGGCTGAGCTTTCCTGAGCCCCTCTGCGCGGGGCAGGGGTGTGTGGGAGGCCCCGGGGGGGTTGGTCGTGGCAATTAAGGCCTGTCAGTGCATTCAGGGCCTTGACATGCACATCTGGTAACAATTTCTGTTATGTTTAAATCAGAAACTCAGATCCTTGCAAAACCTAGGATCTAGCAGAAGGAAATGGTTGTGCCTTTTTAGCCAACATCTAGCGTTTCTCCTGGGTTGGATAGGTCATGCAGTTTGCATGTTGCATGCCAATGGGTTGCCTCAGATACAAAGTTAAATATTCAACCTCTAAAGAGGATACCTAGGTCTCCCATTTACTCCCAGAGTCTCCCTTCTCTGGGTGGTGACATTCCCCAGGCACTGGAGCGTTGCCCTGAGGCTCCTCTCTGAGGCCTGGTTTCGAAATCTGCCCTCGCCACCAGCCCTGCAGACAGATGTGCAATGAGGCCCCGCTCACACTTGTCCTCCTGCTTCCGTCTGCCAAAACCACTGCAGATGTGTAAGCACGTGTTCAGGTACTGCTAAAGGCAATGAAATACAacagtatttcagtgttttgttccCTCTCAAGGCTCAGGTCAGTGGACCTGATCTAAGTAATACTCCCTCCTTTAGATACTAAACATGGCTCTCCCCGGATGGCTTTACCAAGAAGCTGTTAGTTAACACAGGAATTTGTctgccttctttctcttctctttgtgTGTAAGGAGAGCTCTTGTATGTTCTCTGCAGTTCCTCTTAAGTTTAAGGGTCGTTAGAGTAAGCAAGGGCTGAAGTATAGGCCAACTTTGTACACTTCAACTTTGGAATGTCTTCTtaatctgaagtaatttttttaaaattgtaaaccTGAATATTCCAGAGATACCAATCTGTATTGAGACCACACTGTGCTGAAGTGAAATAAGGTATAAGTGAATTAGCTGAGCTGCAGAGAAGCCTGCAGGATTTTGCAAAGCTGGACTGAGCAGTCTGCTCCTTGTTCTGACATTGCCTCGCTACTGCCGTGCACTACCCTGTGCATCCTTGCGTTGTGCCTTGCCCTACACAAAATCTGAAAGCTCTTTGAGCAGAGACtatcttttaattttatgtttgtgCTGTGTCTGGGGGTCTAGGTCACCACTACTGCTAGCAGTAATAACTCTCCCTCTGTTACTAAATTAGGACTGCAGATCATTCTTTCCAGCAGACAAGGGTTCCTAATCTTTCAGGAGATTATGCTGTGGCTGCcacccctctgtgtcccctcctgctctccctgagACCTCTGATTCAGATGTTGAGGCACAGCGTCCTTgcctgccccagtgctgctgtaattccttctccatctttgacccagctcctgcagcagttTCCTTTCCTGGAACCTTTCCACAGTGCTGCTGTTCCCGTGGCCCTGCTCACCCTCCCAGTTTCAGGTCTCTCTCTTCACTGCTTCCTTGAGTTGTGGCTGTTTCTTTCCCATCCCTGCAGAAGCCGTGCTTTGGTGGCAACCAGCTGCTTTGTGTGCTAGTGCTCAGCTGGACGCTGCTTTCTAGTGTTGGTTGGGAACCAGTGCGGAGCAACATGCTGACTACTCAACAgtctaaacttaaaaaaatatagagaTGTTATCTTGGAAAATGCAAAGTTCTGATGGAGCCTCTGATGGAGGCTTATTAAAAACAAGTTCAGAAAATCTCACATGTAAATGAAAACCACACAGTAATTTTTGGTGATACATTGAATGTGATTGTTTCATATTATGCTATGGCTGCTCATTTTAAGAATAATACAGAGTTATTTTCTTGGTCTTAAATGCTGCTGTGGGGGTATCACAAACTTCCCGAGtaaaaactttaattaaaaagcaaacgtTAATCTCCAAGCAGTAGCATCTGCAGCATAGTGCAAGATAAGACTTTGCCAACCTGAAAAACTAAGCAAGATTCTAATTAAATCAGGGGGAAAAATGATGAACTAGATATATGTTTTATTTAAGGATGGCAGTTACATAAGATATCAAAGATCTCACGGTTGCTATCTGATGGGAAATGTGCTGCCAGATCTCACAGACTATTTCCAGGGAGAGAAATCCTTGTTCCACTGGTTCCAAGTACTGTTGTGATATTGCCTTCAGCAGGGTCAGGAATTTGCTGTGGCTCTCCGTTTGACTCGGAAGTCACGTCAGTTGTGTTGAAAACTGCAGATGATCCAGTAATGAAGCAATGTGTCAGCATGGTATGAGGAAACACCACACTGCAAGTGCTGCCATCTTTCCAGTGAGGCACAAATACAAAGTCATGACTATTTATGGTTATTAAAGGTCCCAGCGCACCTTTTGAAAATTAAGGCTCTTAATCCCTGTGTGCTGGCCAAAATCTATTTTCAGTGATGCCACTCTGGCTATCAGCATTTCCTGTATTGTTCCAGATGGAGATAGTGTTGGCTATTGCATCCTGTTCCAAACTGTGTGCTGGGCTCCTCTCTGTTTTGGAACAGCTGATATTTTCCAGAAACAACCATGCTGCAGTGGTGTGTTAAGTGATCTGTATATATCCTTCACTTGTCTCACAGGAATGGAATGAGGATTAATCAATTATGACCGCATCATGATCCCAGTGAAGTCAAAAGAAGGGGTTTTTCCATTTGCATCATGGGGGCCAGCACTGGCTTCTGTGCAGATATTATTATTTTGAGACACCTGCACAAATGAAGATGCAA
The sequence above is drawn from the Rissa tridactyla isolate bRisTri1 chromosome 9, bRisTri1.patW.cur.20221130, whole genome shotgun sequence genome and encodes:
- the RAMAC gene encoding RNA guanine-N7 methyltransferase activating subunit isoform X1, which produces MFEVFRMTSLVDMPLNYEKMFAHRFTSDDEEYQEYLKRPADPPPIVEEWRNRSGGNQRNRDRFQDGRYFRGDRYNWQGDYRSNQRPERSWGNNYQQHRQGQSYSSHYGYNSYNPGPRYHPY
- the RAMAC gene encoding RNA guanine-N7 methyltransferase activating subunit isoform X2, with translation MTSLVDMPLNYEKMFAHRFTSDDEEYQEYLKRPADPPPIVEEWRNRSGGNQRNRDRFQDGRYFRGDRYNWQGDYRSNQRPERSWGNNYQQHRQGQSYSSHYGYNSYNPGPRYHPY